The genomic stretch TACACTAATTGATATGTACAATTTACACAAGACTCCCACAATGCTCACTTATATGACATGTACAATGTCCATATGATGTCTTTATATTCGGTATGATCACATCAAAAGGAACTTCCTAAACACAAGCAACGTCACTGCACTCTCCCGATTCTACCGTCCTGACATCAGATTGACAAGAGCTTGATTTTCGTAGAAGGATCCGACATCCCAATCCTCGGCTGAGGATGAGAGTGTCATCAACGCCACCACGATTGATCGCATACTTGGACGCAGATCTTTGTTTTCCTTCGTGCATGCTTTGCCGAGTTGGGCCATCTGCACCAGAAAGCCATCGTACCTATTTTTAGACTGATATCTAGAGACAAATCATAATGTGTTTTGGTCTGAGAAATTTTTTCACCTTGTGCACTGAATCAAGCGGATAGTTGTCTCCAAGGTTAGGGTCGACCAATTTTCGGAGGTCTTCTAGATCGGGCTGATTCAGGACCTCCTCAAactgtgaaaaataaaattacaacaaaaacaCGCTTAACTGCTTTATGAGAGATTATTGTATGTAATGCAAGATAGAATCCCTGCATAAACTTGATAAAAGCAAATTGGCTTATTTAAGTAGAAAGATAGAGAGAAAACTAACCAAACCAACAAGGCCTTTTGATTCCGAACTAGAGCCATCCTCTCTGAAAACAGCTTCCTTGGCAGATATCAACTCAAAAATGACAACTCCGAACGCATAAACATCTACTTTAGGAGAAACATCGCCATATTGAGCATATCTGCACACAACCATGTTAGGAGTTAATCCATATGTACAAAGACAATATTCAGGCCTTTCAGCCATCAGCTTATTGGTCAGGATGACGACTAGAAAAATTATCAATAAACTCATTCAGCTTATGATAGGTTCTTCCAGAAGAATGCAACAAAGGCAATCTGTTAGTGCTAGTCTGCTAAAAGGAATAATAGAGAAAAAAACTACTTACTCCGGCGGCATATATCCAAATGTTCCCACAAGACGTGTGGGGAGTGATGTACTTCCAACTTCTGTCAGTTTAGTTAACCCAAAATCTGCAACCTGCAATGAAAAGGAGGGAATTTTATTGCAACAATACAAGATTTTAATGGTTCATATTGGAAATAGAGGCACTAAAATAACCTTGGCATGGAAATTCTTGTCTATCAATATATTGGCTGATTTGATATCACGGTGGATATAAACAGGAACAGTATGCTCATGAATGTATTCGAGACCTCTTGCCGAATCTAGGGCAATCTGCACTCTGATAGGCCACGGTAGCGGGTCCCTCCCTTTCCCTGGATACATTAAACCATGTTATCACCATTCTCTTGCATACAGAAGTACTTAAATCCTCATCAAGCACAGCCTAACCTGAACCGCGCAGATGTTGGCTTAAGTTGCCATTCTCAATATATTCATAGACTAGGAAAAGAGAGCCCTCAACACAATAACCAATCAAGCGTACCTGCATTGATCGTTCAGAAGCTTAGAGATGATTACACATTTTAGATATCAGTTCAATGGTTATAAACTAGTACAGAgtgcacaatgagatttttggagtgcaaaTAACATCACCCTTATTTTATAGTTCTTAAGCAAGATTCATATGCATTGTCATTGTTGAAAAGATAAGTTCATTACCAGGTTCAAGTGATGTACACGTGTCAAAACATTTAACTCAGCCAGAAATTCTTTTGATGCTTGCATATCCATCTTCTTGATTGCAGCTTTCTGCACACAGAGGTTATATGAGTGGGACTtctagaagaagaaataaacaATTACGAAATAAACACAAGCATGGTCTAGAAACACTAAATACTTAATTCATGAATCATGGGGCTGGACTAGAAAATCTCATACTTCATTTGGACAGAAAAGATAAATGATGGATATAAATCATGAAAATGTTAAAGAAAACAAACCTCGCCTCTCAACTCTGCATAGTAAACAACCCCGAAACCtccttgtccaattttattaGCTAGGCTGAAGTTATCAGTAGCCCTCGCAAGTTCTTCATATGAGAACTCCACTGATTTGTCCACAGAAATGCCTGTTAGGCCTCGACCATCAGCATTTGACTCTCCAGGTTTATCGGGGGTAATCACAAGGGCTAGACCCAGaagaaaaatcaatgaaatcatGTCAAACATCCATTTGGTGCAAAAATCTTAGACCATTTGAGGGCAAGAACAAGTAAAATACAACGAATGTTCAAATAAGTGCAAGAAAGACCAGAATATACATGGCAGTTTCATGACACTTCATAACAATTATTATAAACAAAACAGACCAACAAAATGGCCAGGGCCGGTTCAATGGGATTTCTAAGGGCAAATTATCAGTGGTACTGATACTAGATAAAGAAAAAAGTTCCAATCCTTCAATAAAATTGAACAACTAACAATTACAATAGCAGCAGTCTTTTTCCCGTAATTTTTAAGAAACCTtgggaggaggaggaaaaaaggAAAACCCTCTTGTTTGGAAAGAATGGGAAGATGAAAATGAATCAATGAATGCTGAATGAGAAGAATAACATCCTAAAGTAAGGAGCTTAGTCCGCTACTCAAACTGGTGTTACTGCAAAGAATCAAAGTGGAAAGGTAACATCGAAAAAGTCTATCTGGAAAAAGAAACAAGGAGACGAGTAACTTACAACGCCCATTTGGAGAAGATTGATCTTCATATGTTGCTAAGCGAAATTTTGTGTCCACCTTGTTCTTTCGGAAAATTCCAAAATATATACCACTAGCCAATAGCAGCACTCCAGCAATTACTCCCACAGATATGCCACCAATGGCTCCACCTCCTAGCCCTGCttatacaaaagaaaaatgatgagCTCCAAGTAGCATTGAGTTTCAAATCACCCTCACACACTGGCATCTGAACATGAAACCAATTTTGGAGACAGCCGCATCACCTGAGCTGCAAAAAGAacagaaacaaataaaactCATAAATATTAACAATCTTCAGAAGACACGGAAAGTGAAAACAAGATGTAATATAGTTAAGCTAACGTATTGAGGCAGTAGAAGATACCTTGACTTCAAAGGCAAATAGATTCCATTTTGATCTGCAAGATAAAATGAAACTTTGGTGAggaaagttgaaaataaagcCTCCTCTGAAACCATATTGAAAGTAGAGCAATGCTTCATAATACCTAAAAACTGGATATCCAATAAACATTCGTTATACTTATTTATACCACAGGAACAACTCAGAAACAACATAGAATTGAAACAACTCAATTGTCTTCACTAGCACTTTCGCACGTTGCATCAAGGAATATCAATCAGAGGAATGGACAATAAAATTCGTAAAACAAGATGACAACTCAGCTAAAAACTGCATTGTCAATTGATATCTTAAAACAAGAGAGTTACTGTATTATTCTTCACCTAACATTTTCAATACATCACTCCCTAGATGCCCACTGGATCCATAACCACAGGAAAGACCTTGCACCACCGAGCACTTTAATTATTGAACATTCTAACATTCGTTACAAACTCATGATTAACAATTAAAGATGCCTTTGTTGAAATTGCAAGGAATCGATTATCTGGCCTGTAAATTTCCCCGAAACTTTTGTAAGGATTCCACTTTCTTAAGTTCACCCTGAACATTTTCCTGTGGGATTTCAGTTCACTATTGAAGTTtctttttttcacaaatttctgcCTATCACTTCCTAAACAAGACCCTTCTAATCAATTGTTTGCTACCTTCCCTTCTAGTGGATTCGTTTCCACCGTAGTCATTAGCATTGCAACATAGATCAAGGCATCCAAACTTAGTAATAACATGCAATGTCTACCAAATCGTATAACAAGATTCAACTACAAAAGAACCACATGCCTTTCATTTTCCAACGCTACATATGAAATTACCTACTTTGTATGTATGCATCGAAAGTTCACATGTTGGTCAAAAAATGGCACCACTTAGCGAAATATCCACGAAACCACGTGTTGGTCGAAAATGGCACCATTTCACGGGATATACATGAAACTACTCCCTTGACTAAAACTCATTAATTCACCCCATGCTCAAATTATTACTCATTAGCATATACATTCCTACATAAGCCTCAGCCGAATCAATTAACAATTTTCCAACTCCGAAACAACTAAATGTTTCATTTTACCAACTATGCAAATTCAGCAAGATATTTCAATGTCTGCATCAATTCTCAACAACAGAACAACTTCAAAGCACAAAAAACTATCCCATCAAGAACAAAAGCTCAAACCTTTGCCCGGAATATACACGATACCGCTCCCTTGACTAAAATTCACACCAGGATTATATCTCTGCAGCAAAGCCTGATCCAACCGCTCCGTCCCCGCAATAGAATCCAAACTGTCCTCCGGCCGCAGAGGATAAGTAATAAACAGCCCATAATCCTCCGAAACCGCGCTATTCCCACACGTACAATTCACTGTCACATTCACTTTAGCATTATTGGGTATATTATTAGGATCATAGCTGTTGAACCACTCCAAGTCCTCCACCGTCGTCAAATTCGAATAGAAAATCTTCGCAATCCGGTCGTACGTGTCGCCGGTACGGACATCCCACTCGAACATTTGGCCGTGGTTGCCATTGGTGCAACCACAGGTGAATGGAACATTGACCCTGATGCCGAACCGGACGCTGTATATGTTGGGAACCGAGTCCTTGTTGTAGGCCACGATGGTGGAGTCGGTCGTATTCAGAACATCGCCAATGGAAGTGAGATTAGTTCCCTGCCATACGTAGTAAGAAGCTAGAGCATCGCAGCTCTTGCTGCACTGGGGTTTCACCGTGAAACAAAGGGAAACCAGCACCAGGAACCCTAACCCGATTCGAAATCCCATCTGGGTCGATCCGAAATCGATAAACCAAGTCGCAGAAACCATTTAGGAACTGGGTTTTTGGTTTCGGATCGGAGTTGTACAGGGGTTGGATGAACAAAGAGAAAGATGGAAGCTTTGAGTGGGGTTTGATTagtttaaaattaaaagttaattagATGAAGTAATGAGTGTTTGATTGTCGTACTTGGCGTCTTTGACTTTGCTTAACAGTGAAGGAGAAAACGTACCGGCGGTTTTCAGTTGATTGTTTCTGGAGAGCGACTGACGACTGAGTCAAACGACTGTGGCAACCCTGCCCCCACCCCACGGCTACGATAAATATGAGCCTTTTACGACGCTGTGGGACTTGTCGTGTTTTAGAGAATCCTCAAATGCATCGTCGTGTTTTATGACGCTGATTATATATTTTCTATCCTCTCATATTTGGCACAGTATCTTATAATATTGATACGAGAATTGATATTAAATTATGAAGCGAAAGAGAGTGTTagattctacatcatccatgaAAGTGGATCAtttatgccttatatgtacatgctcacctccaaacttaagcgagttcacgcgagagcaatcccaggatgggtgacctactgggaagttctcgtgtgagttcccagaaacaaaacctcgAGGGTGTGGtcaaggcccaaagcggacaatatcatgctacggcggagtcgagctcgagatgtggtggagcccgggtcgggatgtgacagagtCTATGAAGAGTCTTACTTTGATAGaattttcttaacatttctctccCTTAAAATACATGTCTCTAATGCTTTGACAACTCAAACACATCCATCCCAACGTGATTAAATTTACAAGCTTCAATGCAATTGTATATACAAATTGCAACTTATGTAGCTTAAATGAGTAAGAGCGTTTATTCATGCATCTCAGATTTTGTGATGTGttgaagtatttttttttctttcaatgttGTTTGTATTTATGCATGTTACGTATCCATGATGAAATAATTACATAAGTTACTCCTATTTTCCATCTTACTCGCTTGCTTTCCTTGAAACCCACTTCCACCAACCATAATGTAGATCTCCGAATTGGTAAATAAATTCACAACCTACTCCTACATGCATGTTCTATGTCATGCCAAAAAATTCGGGCAAAGTATTCTACAATTTTCGTTGTAGTAAGAGTGTTTTGCACTCCTCTTAGTGCTCTACACCTTACAAAGTATTCACAATTTTTGTTATAGCAAGTGTTTTACACACTTCTTGGTGCTTCACACTCTATTGAGTTTATTGTAGTTGCACCGATTTTTGTGTTCTCTTTGCATGTAAAGTTATTAGTAAAATAAATCTAGACGACTTATCAATCGCGGTAGTACGTGGGGTTAGACGTTTATGAAATTGTGATAAGAACAACCAACCAAGTTGGCCTAACTAAACACTTGAAGATGCTCTCATAAACTATATTTAACTATGTATAATTATGTTGCGTATTTAACTAACAGAGGTAGATTGTCTGTCCTCCTGTTTGGGTgctcttttcattttcttttattttgtacggttacggttaaatcatgtcaacattttatattgatttttttatagagataataagataaaaagtaatatgaatataaaatgttaacgtggcttaatcATGACCGTACAAATAGAAGGATATAGGAAGGACACCCAAACAGGGCAAACAATCTGCCTC from Pyrus communis chromosome 7, drPyrComm1.1, whole genome shotgun sequence encodes the following:
- the LOC137739535 gene encoding lysM domain receptor-like kinase 3 isoform X2: MVSATWFIDFGSTQMGFRIGLGFLVLVSLCFTVKPQCSKSCDALASYYVWQGTNLTSIGDVLNTTDSTIVAYNKDSVPNIYSVRFGIRVNVPFTCGCTNGNHGQMFEWDVRTGDTYDRIAKIFYSNLTTVEDLEWFNSYDPNNIPNNAKVNVTVNCTCGNSAVSEDYGLFITYPLRPEDSLDSIAGTERLDQALLQRYNPGVNFSQGSGIVYIPGKDQNGIYLPLKSSSGLGGGAIGGISVGVIAGVLLLASGIYFGIFRKNKVDTKFRLATYEDQSSPNGRSLVITPDKPGESNADGRGLTGISVDKSVEFSYEELARATDNFSLANKIGQGGFGVVYYAELRGEKAAIKKMDMQASKEFLAELNVLTRVHHLNLVRLIGYCVEGSLFLVYEYIENGNLSQHLRGSGKGRDPLPWPIRVQIALDSARGLEYIHEHTVPVYIHRDIKSANILIDKNFHAKVADFGLTKLTEVGSTSLPTRLVGTFGYMPPEYAQYGDVSPKVDVYAFGVVIFELISAKEAVFREDGSSSESKGLVGLFEEVLNQPDLEDLRKLVDPNLGDNYPLDSVHKMAQLGKACTKENKDLRPSMRSIVVALMTLSSSAEDWDVGSFYENQALVNLMSGR
- the LOC137739535 gene encoding lysM domain receptor-like kinase 3 isoform X1 — translated: MVSATWFIDFGSTQMGFRIGLGFLVLVSLCFTVKPQCSKSCDALASYYVWQGTNLTSIGDVLNTTDSTIVAYNKDSVPNIYSVRFGIRVNVPFTCGCTNGNHGQMFEWDVRTGDTYDRIAKIFYSNLTTVEDLEWFNSYDPNNIPNNAKVNVTVNCTCGNSAVSEDYGLFITYPLRPEDSLDSIAGTERLDQALLQRYNPGVNFSQGSGIVYIPGKALVITPDKPGESNADGRGLTGISVDKSVEFSYEELARATDNFSLANKIGQGGFGVVYYAELRGEKAAIKKMDMQASKEFLAELNVLTRVHHLNLVRLIGYCVEGSLFLVYEYIENGNLSQHLRGSGKGRDPLPWPIRVQIALDSARGLEYIHEHTVPVYIHRDIKSANILIDKNFHAKVADFGLTKLTEVGSTSLPTRLVGTFGYMPPEYAQYGDVSPKVDVYAFGVVIFELISAKEAVFREDGSSSESKGLVGLFEEVLNQPDLEDLRKLVDPNLGDNYPLDSVHKMAQLGKACTKENKDLRPSMRSIVVALMTLSSSAEDWDVGSFYENQALVNLMSGR